TAGCAGATATAGGTCCTCTAATATCGTGTGAAACTTGCCTCGCAATATTGAGTTTCTCTTTGGCAAGCGCCTTAAGTTTATCCGCTTCATTTGATTTCTTAACACCGTCTAAGATATTTTTCATTACTGAGATATAAATCTTTGAAAGAGTATTATTTTTTACTTTATCTTCAAGCTTGGAATAGTGTTCCTTAATTTCATTAATTGATAGTCCCTCTCTACTCATTATAAAAGCATCACGATTAATTTTAATTAATGTAGATGAGATCTTGTAATTAGCGATAACGAAGGTTAAAAAGAGAAATATCGCTAGCGCTATATATAAAGGTAAATTAGTGAGAAATAAATTCTTTGAAATAGACAATAAATTCAAGTGAATACTGAAGTTACCAATATTGTGACCATTATTATTTATGTTAAATGATCTGTCATAGAGAAAATTACTCTCGTAAATATTCTCTCCAATCTGAATTTTGGCAGGAAAAATATTATATTCAGCGGCCGGGCTAAAAATTAGGGTCGCAATATTATTATTCTTAATTGAGTTTAGTAGTATATTTAGACCAATGATATCATTTATCTCAATTGTCTCTTCTAAGAAATTACTTAAACTACCGGCAGTCTTATAAGCACTTTCGTTTATAAACTTCACTTCTTTAACTATCGAGATACCATGAACAAGAATCATCATCGTAAACAAAGTTAGCGCGACATTTCTAAGCGTTAAATGTATTGATTCTAGAATAGATTTCAAAGTTCGATACTCCCAACATCAGGATGTTCAAGAAGATCTGATCCAATTGAAAAACGTTTAAGTCTCTTTGGAAAAAAGAACGGTCGTGTTACTTGCTTAAGTGGGATAGCAAGATGATTTTCCTCTACTTGCACATTCAACTTCTTTACAAGCTTTGCGATATCACTTTTGTTTCCAATATTCATAAGTTCATTATAATTATCCATCAGGTAGCTAGTATCAAAATTAAAGAATTTTTGCTCCTGGTTTGCAAAAGCACTAAAGGTTTCTGCTACGGCATTTTGAGTGGAGTCTAGAAATGGTACAACTAGGTCATAACCAGTCTTTGTTTTCCAGACCATTTCGTTAAGCTCTTGAAATGAAAAGTTCTTTACTTGTACCTTTATTCCAATTTGTTTACTTAATTCGTCAAAGTACTGTTGAAGTTGTTCTTTTTTATCATGTTTCCAATTTGCAAAAATAAAAGTTTTGTCCAGCTTGGAGCTGTCACAATTTTGCTTTGGACTTCCTTGTTCTGATCCAGGGATACCAATTGGTGTAATATACTTCAGTGAGACTTTGTTTTCTTGGTTTTCAAAAAGAATATTTCTAAGTTTAGAAGTCGAAATACAATTGAAAATCTTTGAGCGGCTTTTATCATCCTCAATATTAAAAATAACAATGGCAGACTTTAGAATCGATACATTAAACATATTATAGTTTTCTTTGATACCTTGAGGAATTTGACTTGGTGAGATCCTGTTATAATCTTCTATAGAATCATTTAGTTTTGTCTTATCAAAGCTACTAATGTCATAGAATTTAATCGTGTTATATGCATTCTTCTTTTCATTCTTTCTAACGAGGTGGACTTGTTGAGGACTGTGGACAAGTACTTTAAAGTCTCCTAATCCTATTTCAACATTTTCAATATCACTCTTAATTGATGGAGCGTGAAACAGTAGTGTTAATTTATAGAGTAGGTACTTGGCCGAAGTTTTAAAAGTGTAGTTTAAGCAATTGTCTTTTTCTGTAATTGTATATTCTTGGTCATCTTTTATTGCACCATTTACAGTTTCTTTCAGAGATTTTGTGTCAAAATGGCGTGTCTCGTTAAATGAGATACTCTCATCAATACAGAACTTTATTTGCTTATAGTCTCTACTTGTACTCCAGGTCTTCAAAATCTTTGAATCTAAATTGCCATTCTTATCATAAGAAAAAATAGTTCTATGTGTTTGCTTTAAAACATAGGCACCAATATTACTTAGGGCCATTGCTGGTGTAATTTTAGTCACTCCACCATTAGAAACCACATCCCATGTTGTGTCAGAGGATTTCTTTGAGCAAGAGCTTAAGAGTAAAATGATGAAGCAAATTCTTATTAACATATTATACAGAACCTTTTAAAACCAATATTTTCTAGAAAGCTCATTGAGGCAATATTTCTATTGTGTACGGCCGCGACACTGGCAGTATTTATTTCTTCTATCTTAGAATAGATTGCATTCTTTGCCTTTTTTCTGTGTTCTAAATTTGACTTTGAATTTATCCACATCCATGCAATAAGTGTTTTACTTTCATTTTCAATGGCAAACGGTGTTGTTAAAATAAGACCTATCAATTCGCTTCCAAGATAGAATGAAGTTGACTCGCCATTTTTTAAAATCTGCATACACTCCTCAGTGTAGCGCTCTTTATTAGAAATATCGTAGCTCATTCTAGTAAAGCCATCATCTAATGACTTCTTTAAATCTTCGGTGCTTGAGTTTCTTCTTTCAAGTTCATTTTCAATAGCTCTATTTTCAGGTGCTGGCCTAAACTTTCTTTCTAGACCAAACTTAAAGTTTTCTCCAAAGGTAGTGCTAAACTTTTCTCTGTTTTCATCCAAACTATCTAAGTAAATAGTCGATCTATTGTCCGCAGAGTGATTTCTATAGTCTAGTAGAGCTGTGTCAATCTTTGCTTGCTCAAGTGTACGATAATTAAAATACCTCATGATGACCTCTTGAAAATAAATTCACATAGGTTACAGGCACTAGAACAGTCCACAGGGATTTGCGCAGTATCTATCTCTTTGTCTGCTAACATTTCTTTAAAAGTTTTATTTCTTAATGTCTTAAAAATATCACTTGATATATAATCATCGAACTCTGTGTTGCAAATATCTTGTGTGACATCATTATAGACAAGGTTTCCGCAGCAGTTAGAGTATCCTTTTGCTGGTATATAGGTAAAAGAATCTACATTTGGGCACTTTTCATCTAAGACAGATTCTTCAAACTTAAAATACTTGTAAGTAATATTATTTTCTTGCGCTCTACCGACTTTAGAAACTTTTTGAAAAATTACCTTAACGCCAAGGTCTTTAATAAGCTCTTGGGCCATTAGAAGGTCCTTTGGTTCAGCGATTGCCATAGAGATATTAAAGCTCATGCCTTTTGACTCACAGTAATCTCTTATATTCTTAATATAAGAGTACTCAGTCTTTGTTCCGTGAAAAGCATCAAATGATACTTGCACAAAGTCTAGTCTATCCACCTTATCAAGAAGAATTCTAGTTTGTTCAATACTACTACCAAACCATCCGTTTGTTGTTATTCCAAACTTTGCTTCGAGCTTGTTTGGATGTTCTCTAATAAATTGGTTCATATCTTTTAGATAGAGAGTTGGCTCTCCTCCAGTGAATAGAACAAGCTTTGGAGCATGTTCTTTTATCTGGGTCGTAATATTGGAGATTTCATCATCAGATAGCTTCGATGATACTTGATCAGGACCAGACGAGTTGACGCAGTGTGTGCATGTGTAGTTACACTTGTGTCCTAGAATAATATTTAATTCATTCATCTTCATCTAGTGATCTCTTTTCTAGTTTCTATCTGAGTCGTTAATTACATTGATGAGTGGACCATCTATAATATCTCTAATGCGTTCAAGCTCTCTTTCGAGATCTCTTTCAACATCGTCCAAGTAGGTCGATGAATTAGTAGGAACGTTTGTATATTCACTCTCTACTGCCCAAGCGATAGCTCTAGACGAGTTTTCTATATTTGCATCAATGGCCCAAGCAATAGCTGTTCTTGAGCTATCAACACTTCTTGCCCATGCAATTGCATAAGGGGATAGAGTTATTGAAGGTGGAGCTAACTCCAGTAAATCTTCAAGTGTAGACTCATCACGTCCTTCATATACTTCGATCCAATCCGTTTGTGAGTTTATTTTATTAAGCCTATTTATTAATTGCTCAAATGATAGAGCTCCGAACTTATCGTCGGCCAAGTTTCTAAGAATAATACTTCTCATGACTTTAGATGAACTGCTACGGTTGCCTTCTAAGTCTGTTGGAAAGTTTCTTACTATCTCAGTAACAACTTCACCGTTTTCATCTAGTTTACGAACACTTGTTCCCCATGTAATTGTACCAGTTGCAGCTTCAACTTCTTCTTGCAGTTTCGCCCAAGCGATAACTTCGTGGGATTTTAAAATACCGTCATCTGACAAGACTCTACCAAGGTAAGGAAATGAAGTATCTCTACCAAAGAAATTCTTTAATCTTAAAACATCTTTATCTTCAAGTGAGTTTACATAGAGAGAAGCATTTACTTTATCGTAAAGACCTTTGGACTCAAGCGTAGACTTAAGCTCTGCTTTAGCAACTTCTAGTTTAAGTATCTCTCTTAGATCATCAATGACAATTGGACCTTGAGCATCTCTGATAACATCTAAGACACCATTGGCCTGACAAATGAGACTGCTTCCAAGAGCACTAGATAAGATAACTAATTTACTGATTTGCTTAATATTCATAAATCCTTCCTATGTATTCCTTTATGAATAGCATTTATTTGAATTGGACTCAATGAAGCTTGTAAGAAGTTCTCGAGTGTTAAAAATATAACACTCGTAAGGTGTTGTTTTTACTGTGTCTACAGGAGGGTAGTGAGAAGACCAATTAAGGCACCAAAGACTCCACCCCAAACAACTAGCCAACCTAGGTGTGATTTGATCATATCTTGAATGATTTCTTTAACCATTTTTGGAGTAAGCTCGTTTAGTCTTCCGTCAACTAGGCCTTCGACATTTGAGAAGAGATCACTTGAACCTTCTGAGTTCTTAGTAAGATTCTTGATGAAGTTTTCGTCGTTAATCATATCCGCAATGATCTCTTTAAACTTTAGTTCGAATTGAGGCTTTAGGCCATCAAGAGCACTAGGACCGCCAAACATTCCGATCATAGATCCAAAAGGAGATTCCATAATCGCGGCCTTTAGTTTTTCAAAAACTTTATCAAAGTCAATTGTCTCAACGAGAGTATCTTCTTCAATTTTTAAAAGATTCGTTGTTGATTCGCTCATAAATTTTTCAAAATTCTCTCTAGTAAAGAATTGATTCATTATGAGAGCTCTGATTCCTGTTTTAAATTCTTGGAATCTCTCTGTGATAATTCCCGAACCATAGAGTCCTGGAACTTTTTCAAAGAGCATATGAATCGCCAGCCAGTTTGTTATAGCACCTGAAAATGAGTACAGACCCATGACTTTAATTTGTTCGGAAAAGTATGGAGTAATATAACCAATTACAATTAGAGAAATAGAGATGATATTTGTGAGTAAGCTCTTATTAATCATCAAGCTTTTCCCAGTCGATATCTTTGCCGATAGTCACACCAGAAATTGATCTCTCTCTATCTTTAACGATAAATGGAAATTGTAAAGTTTCAATACCGTCAAACTGATGTTCATAGGCAATCGTAATAGTTTTTGGAACAAAGTCAGTCAGTGTATCCAGGAAGTAATTCTCTGGTAGATTCGCCATCGGATTTTCTTCTTCGTCGTCCATTTCCATTGGGTCCATTGGCCTAGAAGAAGTATTCTTAACTATAATAGCGCCTTGAATTTTTTCTCTTTTGATATCCTTAGTAAGATTCCATGACCCAATATGGAAGAAGTCTAGAAAGAACATTGATTTTCCAAACTTCAATTTTCTAGGGATCAGCAAAGATTGCATGAACTTTCTAGTCGATGGGTCTTTAGATTTCTTGGCCAATTTGTCGGCCAGAGCGCTATCTTCAATTCTTAAAATATAAGCTCCAGGCTTTTTATTTGACATGAAGAGCATATACTGAAAAGCAATGCTGAATAGCGTAAAAAGTTTGTGTTGATCAAAGTGTAGGTGCGGTATCTCGCATTCTACTAGGGTTTTAACAGAATCGTATAAATCTTGTTTACTTAGGTCACTTCGCATGTGATCTTTGGCCTTTGAAATAGAAATTGTGTTACGTATTAAGATTAATTAAGGATTATGGTCCATAATGTCAATGTGCTTCGTAAAATTCTTTAGAAAAATAGTCAAAGACTTAACTTGCCGATTGACTCATTCACGTAATTTCTCTAAGATGCGACTTTGAAAACAATCATTTTATATTAATATAACGTCCAAATATAACTCATATGGAGCAAAGACAATGATTACAAACAAGCTAATGTCGAAAACGAGAAATATCGGTATTTCGGCACACATTGACTCTGGTAAGACTACTCTTACTGAAAGAATTCTTTTTTACTGTGACATGATCCACAAAATCGAAGATGTTCGTGGTGGTGGTGCTGGTGCGACAATGGACCACATGGAACTTGAAAAAGAAAAAGGTATTACAATTACTTCTGCAGCAACGACTGTTTTCTGGAAAGGTATTTCTGGAAAAGGTACTACATTTGCTGACGGTATTGATAAAGATACTAAAATTAATATTATCGATACTCCGGGTCACGTTGACTTTACAGTTGAAGTTGAAAGATCACTAAGAGTTCTTGATGGTGCTATCCTGGTTCTTTGTTCTGTTTCTGGTGTTCAGTCTCAGTCAATTACAGTTGATAGACAAATGAAGAGATATAACGTTCCAAGACTAGCTTTCTTAAACAAGATGGACAGAATGGGAGCGAATGCATTCAATGGTAGAAATGCTCTAAGAGACAAGCTAAACCACAATGCAGTTCTTATGCAATATCCTATCGGAGCTGAAGAAAACTTCGTAGGTGTTGTTGATTTAATTACTAAAACTGCTTATTACTTTGACGGTGATAACGGTGAAAAAGTTAGAGCTGAAGAAGTTCCTGCTGATCTAGTTGATCAAGTAGAAGAACTAAGAGGTGAAATGATTGATGCAGTTGCTGAATATGATGACGCTGTAATGGAAAACTACCTAGAAGGTAATGAGCCAT
Above is a genomic segment from Halobacteriovorax sp. HLS containing:
- a CDS encoding radical SAM protein, which encodes MNELNIILGHKCNYTCTHCVNSSGPDQVSSKLSDDEISNITTQIKEHAPKLVLFTGGEPTLYLKDMNQFIREHPNKLEAKFGITTNGWFGSSIEQTRILLDKVDRLDFVQVSFDAFHGTKTEYSYIKNIRDYCESKGMSFNISMAIAEPKDLLMAQELIKDLGVKVIFQKVSKVGRAQENNITYKYFKFEESVLDEKCPNVDSFTYIPAKGYSNCCGNLVYNDVTQDICNTEFDDYISSDIFKTLRNKTFKEMLADKEIDTAQIPVDCSSACNLCEFIFKRSS
- a CDS encoding DUF445 domain-containing protein; protein product: MNKSLLTNIISISLIVIGYITPYFSEQIKVMGLYSFSGAITNWLAIHMLFEKVPGLYGSGIITERFQEFKTGIRALIMNQFFTRENFEKFMSESTTNLLKIEEDTLVETIDFDKVFEKLKAAIMESPFGSMIGMFGGPSALDGLKPQFELKFKEIIADMINDENFIKNLTKNSEGSSDLFSNVEGLVDGRLNELTPKMVKEIIQDMIKSHLGWLVVWGGVFGALIGLLTTLL